One genomic region from Prevotella sp. Rep29 encodes:
- a CDS encoding glycosyltransferase family A protein, whose amino-acid sequence MVTVFTPTYNRAAYLLKVFESLLQQTFKDFEWVIVDDGSIDDTSVIIDNLQLTNDKFFPIRYFYQENGGKHRAINRGVKEAKGELFLILDSDDMLPPNSLERIDFYYQQIKDNNSFGGVCGYMAHHDGTVIGKGCDIDVLDTSSIDLRYKYHVEGDMLEVFRTSVLKEIPFPEISKEKFVPEALVWNRIARKYKLRVFHEVVYFRDYLEGGLTDKIVKIRMNSPIASMMTYAEMTEFNIPFFAKVKAAINYWRFRFCSDANEKPQIEWWWLWTAPLGWMMHLRDK is encoded by the coding sequence ATGGTAACAGTTTTTACACCGACATATAATCGTGCTGCATATCTATTAAAGGTTTTTGAGAGTTTACTTCAACAGACTTTCAAGGATTTTGAGTGGGTCATTGTGGATGATGGAAGCATTGATGACACTTCCGTCATAATTGATAATTTACAACTCACAAATGATAAATTCTTTCCTATCCGATATTTTTATCAAGAGAATGGCGGAAAACATCGGGCAATCAATCGCGGAGTAAAAGAAGCAAAAGGAGAATTGTTCCTCATATTAGATAGTGATGACATGCTCCCTCCTAACTCGTTAGAGCGGATAGATTTTTATTATCAGCAGATCAAGGATAACAATTCTTTTGGGGGCGTTTGTGGCTATATGGCACACCATGATGGCACGGTTATAGGAAAAGGCTGCGATATAGACGTGTTGGATACCAGTTCTATTGATCTGAGGTACAAATATCATGTAGAGGGTGATATGTTGGAGGTGTTCCGCACTTCTGTGCTAAAAGAAATACCTTTTCCAGAAATTTCGAAAGAGAAATTTGTACCAGAGGCTTTGGTATGGAACCGTATAGCAAGGAAATATAAATTGCGGGTGTTTCATGAGGTGGTCTATTTTCGTGATTATTTAGAGGGGGGATTGACAGATAAGATTGTAAAAATACGTATGAATAGTCCCATTGCATCAATGATGACGTATGCGGAGATGACCGAATTTAATATCCCGTTTTTTGCTAAAGTGAAGGCTGCAATTAACTATTGGCGTTTCCGTTTTTGTTCGGATGCAAACGAAAAACCACAGATTGAGTGGTGGTGGTTGTGGACGGCACCATTGGGATGGATGATGCATTTGAGAGATAAATGA
- a CDS encoding glycosyltransferase codes for MLVTNMLPRFQELGHEVGLVIFNGERTLLLKRLKSDCPRCQVYSLGTSYYNPWYIIKLIGIMRQYDVVHTHNSSPQLYAVIANLFCKKKMVTTEHSTNNRKREKGGILRLIDKWMYRHYDYTVCISKIAEETLRKYLYNGRAKIITINNGVDVEKIHHAEPIAEMKSLKFVTVMVAGFREAKDQDTLIKAMAKLPQEKYELWLVGDGARKNDLETLVSDLGCCGQVKFLGIRSDVPNILKTADVVVMSSHWEGLSLSNIEGLSAGKPFIASDVNGLREVTDGYGILFPHGNSEKLAEVIKDLSEDKAYYENVATRCYERAKQFDISETVKRYNKLYEQCSH; via the coding sequence GTGTTGGTCACCAATATGTTACCCCGGTTCCAGGAACTTGGGCATGAAGTTGGATTGGTTATTTTCAACGGAGAAAGAACTTTGCTGTTGAAGCGTTTAAAGAGCGATTGTCCAAGATGCCAAGTATATAGCCTCGGCACATCATATTATAATCCTTGGTACATTATAAAACTTATTGGGATAATGCGCCAGTACGACGTGGTGCATACTCATAACTCTTCTCCGCAGTTATATGCTGTTATTGCAAACTTGTTTTGCAAGAAAAAAATGGTGACGACGGAGCATAGTACGAATAACCGAAAACGCGAGAAAGGTGGAATACTCCGGCTCATAGATAAGTGGATGTATAGACATTATGACTATACGGTATGTATATCAAAAATAGCTGAGGAAACGCTGAGGAAATATCTGTATAACGGAAGGGCAAAGATTATAACCATCAATAATGGGGTAGATGTAGAGAAGATACATCATGCGGAGCCGATTGCAGAGATGAAGTCTTTAAAATTTGTGACTGTGATGGTAGCAGGGTTTCGAGAAGCTAAGGATCAAGATACCCTTATAAAAGCAATGGCAAAATTACCTCAAGAGAAATATGAGTTGTGGTTGGTAGGAGATGGAGCACGGAAAAATGATTTAGAGACTCTTGTTTCAGATCTAGGATGTTGTGGTCAAGTAAAATTTTTAGGGATAAGGTCTGATGTCCCCAATATCTTAAAAACGGCAGATGTCGTGGTGATGTCATCACATTGGGAAGGTCTGTCGCTTTCCAATATAGAAGGTCTGTCAGCAGGAAAGCCTTTTATTGCTAGTGATGTGAATGGGCTTCGAGAGGTGACGGATGGATATGGTATTCTTTTCCCCCATGGAAATTCGGAAAAATTAGCTGAGGTTATCAAGGATTTGTCGGAAGATAAAGCGTATTATGAGAATGTTGCCACCCGTTGTTATGAGCGGGCGAAGCAGTTCGATATCTCAGAAACAGTGAAGAGGTATAATAAATTATACGAACAGTGTTCTCATTAA